In one window of Nocardia brasiliensis DNA:
- a CDS encoding sensor histidine kinase, which produces MNPRARLARRLSAVPLRIGLVIAVLLLTTTALLASGVAVTSALSRSLTARTDEQLLDAAHSWAQPRPMRMVLAEQGVVQWIPADAPTQLPVSRSTGDQPHRFFELRKGAGGQLYTKPDGGITNSSGPALPARLDDTPTTVGSADGSAVHWRVLSTANEYGSTVIALPLTDNQETVSRLIFFELAIGTTALVALGVVGYLVIQRSLRPLRAVEDTAAAIASGDLHRRVPVRDVDTEVDHLARSLNEMLTRIQHGVAATEASEAAARRSETRMRRFVADAGHELRTPLTSIRGFAELYRQGASTDAAMVIGRIESEAERMGLLVEDLLLLARLDEKRPLARQPVDLLALAGDAVHSAQAMTTGHQEPHRRIGLVIEPGDGTLDVLGDEPRLRQVLTNLLGNALTHTPPEAAVVVRLTPGVDEVRLDVIDSGPGLAPEAVARVFERFYRTDASRTRASGGTGLGLSIVHALVDAHGGRVTVDSKPGAGATFSVFLPRRPPDAA; this is translated from the coding sequence GTGAATCCGCGCGCCCGGCTGGCCCGGCGACTGTCGGCCGTGCCGTTGCGGATCGGCTTGGTGATCGCCGTGCTGCTGCTCACCACCACCGCGCTGCTCGCCTCCGGGGTGGCGGTGACCTCGGCGCTGAGCCGATCGCTGACCGCGCGCACCGACGAGCAGTTGCTCGACGCGGCGCATTCCTGGGCACAGCCTCGGCCGATGCGGATGGTACTCGCCGAACAGGGTGTGGTGCAGTGGATTCCGGCCGACGCACCGACCCAGCTGCCCGTATCCCGATCGACCGGCGATCAACCGCACCGGTTCTTCGAACTGCGCAAGGGTGCGGGCGGGCAGCTGTACACGAAACCGGATGGGGGCATTACCAATTCGAGCGGACCCGCGCTGCCCGCGCGACTCGACGACACACCGACCACGGTCGGGTCGGCCGACGGTTCCGCTGTGCACTGGCGGGTCCTGTCCACCGCGAACGAATACGGCTCGACCGTCATCGCCCTGCCGCTGACCGACAACCAGGAAACCGTCTCCCGGCTCATCTTCTTCGAACTCGCCATCGGCACAACGGCATTGGTCGCCCTCGGGGTGGTCGGCTACCTGGTGATCCAGCGCAGCCTGCGCCCGCTGCGCGCGGTGGAGGACACCGCGGCGGCGATCGCGAGCGGCGATCTGCACCGCCGGGTTCCGGTGCGCGACGTGGACACCGAGGTCGACCATCTGGCGCGCTCGTTGAACGAGATGCTGACCCGCATCCAGCACGGGGTCGCCGCCACCGAGGCCTCCGAGGCGGCGGCGCGGCGCTCCGAGACGCGGATGCGCCGCTTCGTCGCCGACGCGGGCCACGAGCTGCGCACGCCATTGACCAGCATCCGCGGCTTCGCCGAACTGTATCGCCAGGGCGCGAGCACGGACGCGGCCATGGTGATCGGCCGGATCGAATCCGAGGCCGAGCGGATGGGCCTGCTGGTGGAGGACCTGCTGCTGCTGGCGCGCCTCGACGAGAAGCGGCCGCTGGCAAGGCAACCGGTGGATCTGCTCGCGCTCGCGGGCGACGCGGTGCACAGCGCACAGGCGATGACCACCGGGCACCAGGAGCCGCACCGCCGCATCGGACTGGTGATCGAGCCGGGCGATGGCACCCTCGATGTGCTCGGCGACGAACCGCGACTGCGGCAGGTGCTGACCAATCTGCTCGGCAACGCGCTGACCCACACCCCACCCGAGGCCGCCGTCGTCGTCCGGCTCACGCCCGGCGTCGACGAGGTGCGCCTCGACGTGATCGACTCCGGGCCAGGCCTTGCCCCCGAGGCGGTCGCGCGGGTGTTCGAACGGTTCTACCGCACCGACGCCTCACGGACGCGGGCCAGCGGCGGCACCGGCCTCGGGCTGTCGATCGTGCACGCGCTGGTCGACGCGCACGGCGGCCGGGTGACGGTGGACAGCAAGCCCGGTGCCGGGGCCACGTTCAGTGTGTTCCTACCGCGCAGACCACCGGATGCCGCCTAG
- a CDS encoding PIG-L deacetylase family protein translates to MATVVALHAHPDDETLLTGGTLAKLAAAGHRTVLVVATDGHMATLDGPAPRLAELAASAAALGVARVAHLGYADSGHGPVLYADPADRTRFARADPEEAAARLAAILREEAAEILFSYDRNGGYGHRDHVRVHEVARRAAESTGGVRVLEATVPREQVRRIARILSVLRIRSNLARLDTVYSAADEITHRIEVGAFASQRKTALAAHRSVLAGGSGFAALAKLLLRMPDRVLGRIMRWEWFVEAGGVPRTPPLDDVLRPARQ, encoded by the coding sequence ATGGCGACCGTTGTGGCACTGCACGCGCACCCGGATGACGAAACCCTGCTCACCGGAGGCACTCTGGCGAAGCTGGCGGCGGCCGGGCACCGCACCGTGCTGGTCGTCGCGACCGACGGGCACATGGCCACGCTCGACGGTCCCGCGCCCCGCCTGGCCGAATTGGCCGCCAGCGCCGCGGCATTGGGGGTCGCTCGGGTGGCGCATCTGGGTTACGCCGACAGCGGGCACGGGCCCGTGCTCTACGCCGACCCGGCGGACCGCACCCGTTTCGCCCGAGCCGATCCCGAGGAGGCCGCCGCACGGCTGGCCGCGATCCTGCGGGAGGAGGCGGCCGAGATCCTGTTCAGCTACGACCGCAACGGCGGCTACGGCCACCGCGACCATGTGCGCGTGCACGAGGTCGCCCGTCGTGCCGCCGAATCGACCGGCGGCGTGCGGGTATTGGAAGCCACCGTGCCACGGGAGCAGGTACGGCGCATCGCGCGGATACTCAGCGTGCTGCGCATCCGGAGCAACCTCGCGCGGCTCGATACCGTGTACAGCGCGGCCGACGAGATCACGCACCGGATCGAGGTGGGCGCTTTCGCGAGTCAGCGCAAGACCGCGCTGGCGGCACACCGGTCGGTGCTCGCGGGCGGCAGTGGTTTCGCCGCTCTCGCCAAGCTGTTGCTGCGCATGCCGGACCGGGTGCTCGGCCGGATCATGCGGTGGGAGTGGTTCGTCGAGGCAGGGGGAGTGCCGCGGACTCCGCCGCTGGACGACGTACTCCGCCCGGCCAGGCAGTGA
- a CDS encoding cryptochrome/photolyase family protein: MTVSIAVFTRDLRVHDNPVLTAAHREGDSVVPLFVIDEAIASGRFTAPNRARFLAAALGELDAELRGIGGKLVVRRGDVVEQVAAVAEQVGAVGVHIAADVSGYSRARERALRERLARHGCPLHSHAASITAADPAELVPSTGRDHFAVFTPYFRRWAEAHQRKPLGKPRELTVAAVRGEPLPEPAALRAGPTSPQLAVGGATTGRKLVRDWLSGPIEVYAERNDDLTADATSRLSPYLHFGCVSPVELVHRVDTSTPGGHAFARQLAWRDFHHQMLAARPDIAWSDYRPRPGEWRADPQAAAAWRAGRTGFPIVDAAMRQLRAEGWMPGRARLITASFLAKSLRIDWRVGAAHFLRWLVDADLANNQLNWQWVAGTGTDTRPNRVLNPLRQAKRYDEHGDYVRRWLPELAALRGAAVHTPWRENIDPAVYPAPIIECVGM; the protein is encoded by the coding sequence ATGACCGTCAGCATCGCCGTGTTCACCCGCGACCTGCGCGTGCACGACAACCCGGTGCTCACCGCCGCGCATCGCGAAGGTGACTCGGTGGTACCGCTTTTCGTGATCGATGAGGCCATCGCGTCGGGCCGGTTCACGGCCCCGAATCGGGCGCGCTTCCTCGCCGCCGCGCTCGGCGAACTGGACGCCGAGCTGCGGGGTATCGGCGGCAAGCTGGTGGTGCGCCGCGGCGATGTCGTCGAACAGGTGGCCGCGGTGGCCGAGCAGGTGGGTGCCGTCGGCGTGCACATCGCCGCCGATGTGAGCGGCTACAGCCGCGCTCGGGAACGGGCGCTGCGGGAACGGCTGGCGCGGCACGGTTGTCCGCTGCACAGCCACGCCGCATCGATCACCGCCGCCGATCCCGCGGAGCTCGTGCCGTCCACCGGGCGCGACCACTTCGCTGTGTTCACACCCTATTTCCGGCGGTGGGCCGAGGCCCACCAGCGCAAGCCGCTCGGCAAGCCGCGCGAGCTCACCGTGGCGGCGGTGCGGGGCGAGCCGCTGCCCGAGCCCGCGGCACTCCGTGCCGGGCCGACTTCGCCGCAGCTCGCTGTCGGTGGTGCGACCACGGGACGAAAGCTGGTGCGGGACTGGCTGTCCGGGCCGATCGAGGTCTACGCGGAGCGCAACGACGACCTCACCGCCGACGCCACCTCCCGACTGTCGCCGTATCTGCATTTCGGCTGCGTCTCGCCGGTCGAGCTGGTGCATCGGGTCGACACGTCCACCCCGGGCGGCCACGCATTCGCCAGACAACTGGCCTGGCGCGACTTCCATCACCAAATGCTCGCGGCCAGACCGGATATCGCGTGGTCGGACTATCGGCCCCGCCCCGGCGAGTGGCGCGCGGACCCGCAGGCCGCCGCGGCCTGGCGCGCGGGCCGCACCGGGTTCCCGATCGTCGACGCGGCGATGCGCCAGCTGCGCGCCGAGGGATGGATGCCGGGCCGTGCCCGGCTCATCACCGCGAGCTTCCTGGCCAAGTCACTGCGCATCGACTGGCGCGTCGGCGCGGCGCACTTCTTGCGGTGGCTGGTCGACGCGGATCTGGCGAACAATCAGCTCAATTGGCAGTGGGTGGCCGGGACCGGCACCGACACCAGGCCCAATCGCGTGCTCAACCCGCTCAGGCAGGCCAAGCGCTACGACGAGCACGGTGACTATGTCCGGCGTTGGCTGCCGGAGCTCGCCGCACTTCGTGGCGCCGCGGTGCACACGCCATGGCGCGAGAACATCGATCCCGCGGTCTATCCCGCGCCGATCATCGAATGCGTCGGCATGTAG
- a CDS encoding lipocalin family protein: MTSRSKRHPLRLLAVLAGFAAAALTVGSAQAVPAAGPSPVPSLDLTRYAGTWHQLAAIPQFFQLACARDTTANYTLDPQGDVVVRNRCTTWANTTNEVTGTATVNDRVTNAQLHVSFPGVPTQDRGTGPTNYIVTALAPDYSWAVVTSPNRLSGFVLARATRLDAAAWSLVRAGIVAAGQDPCVYLTSPSVGGFTGIVPLCTV, encoded by the coding sequence GTGACATCTCGAAGCAAGCGGCATCCCCTTCGTCTGCTCGCCGTCCTGGCCGGATTCGCGGCCGCGGCGCTCACGGTCGGCAGCGCGCAAGCCGTGCCGGCCGCCGGGCCGTCGCCGGTGCCGTCGCTGGACCTGACCCGTTACGCCGGTACCTGGCATCAGCTCGCCGCGATCCCGCAGTTCTTCCAGCTCGCCTGCGCCCGCGACACCACGGCGAACTACACGCTTGACCCGCAGGGCGATGTCGTGGTGCGAAACCGGTGCACCACATGGGCGAACACCACCAACGAAGTCACCGGCACCGCGACGGTCAATGACCGCGTCACCAACGCGCAACTGCACGTGAGCTTTCCCGGCGTGCCCACCCAGGACCGTGGCACGGGGCCGACCAACTACATCGTGACCGCACTCGCCCCGGACTACTCCTGGGCGGTGGTCACCTCCCCGAATCGGTTGTCCGGCTTCGTGCTCGCGCGTGCGACCCGGCTCGACGCCGCGGCGTGGTCGCTCGTGCGGGCGGGAATCGTTGCCGCAGGACAGGATCCGTGTGTATACCTGACCTCTCCGAGCGTCGGTGGCTTCACCGGGATCGTGCCGCTCTGCACGGTGTAG
- a CDS encoding MerR family transcriptional regulator, whose translation MTAGSAPAADAAGYTVRAVAERLGIPTATLRSWNRRYNIGPPQHRPGKHRLYTEADIVQLGRMLTLIQDGATPAGAAAAVRGPTPRSGDRLPLLDAAFRLETRTVSDHLEAHFRAYGVAETWDRLCRPAFGDIIERQGAGERCIDVEHLLSWCITSVLHRTNPPPDTPAPTPVVLACTSGETHALPLEVLRAALAERDIGAHMLGADVPTGALTDSLARQPRPAMVMLWSQQESTALTSAVRACHEAGARVFVGGPGWDAVILPDSTDRVASLLDAVEQLTAAPRPTR comes from the coding sequence ATGACCGCCGGTTCCGCTCCCGCCGCCGACGCGGCCGGCTACACGGTCCGCGCGGTGGCCGAGCGACTCGGCATTCCGACGGCGACGTTGCGGAGCTGGAACCGGCGCTACAACATCGGCCCGCCGCAGCATCGACCCGGTAAGCACCGGCTCTACACCGAGGCCGACATCGTTCAGCTCGGCCGCATGCTGACGCTCATCCAGGACGGCGCGACCCCGGCGGGCGCCGCCGCGGCGGTCCGCGGCCCGACCCCGCGATCGGGCGACCGACTCCCGCTACTCGACGCGGCATTCCGGCTGGAAACCCGCACGGTGTCCGATCACCTGGAGGCCCACTTCCGCGCCTACGGTGTCGCCGAGACCTGGGATCGCCTGTGCCGCCCCGCCTTCGGCGACATCATCGAGCGCCAGGGCGCGGGCGAGCGCTGCATCGATGTCGAACACCTGCTGTCCTGGTGCATCACCTCGGTGCTGCACCGCACCAACCCGCCACCGGACACACCCGCCCCGACACCGGTGGTGCTGGCCTGCACCAGCGGGGAAACGCACGCGTTGCCGCTCGAGGTGCTGCGCGCGGCACTGGCCGAGCGCGACATCGGCGCCCACATGCTCGGTGCGGACGTGCCGACCGGCGCACTGACCGACAGCCTCGCCAGGCAGCCGCGCCCGGCGATGGTGATGCTCTGGTCGCAGCAGGAATCGACCGCGCTGACCTCGGCGGTGCGGGCTTGCCACGAGGCGGGCGCCCGGGTCTTCGTCGGCGGGCCCGGCTGGGACGCGGTGATTCTGCCCGACTCCACCGACCGCGTCGCGAGCCTGCTCGACGCCGTCGAACAGCTCACCGCGGCGCCCCGGCCCACGCGATAG
- a CDS encoding VOC family protein translates to MVMRVAVPVLPCRDVHAARSYFTDVLGFDTIFTWETPPSYAAVIRDTAEFHLCAESSVGPARVVVIVDDVDSCHDELRARGADIVEPLGDRPYGMRDFNVRTPDGHFLIFSQPLTEYG, encoded by the coding sequence ATGGTCATGCGGGTGGCGGTTCCCGTGCTGCCGTGCCGAGATGTGCACGCAGCGCGGTCGTACTTCACGGACGTGCTCGGATTCGACACCATATTCACCTGGGAGACCCCACCTAGCTACGCGGCCGTGATCCGCGACACCGCCGAGTTCCACCTATGCGCCGAAAGCAGCGTCGGCCCGGCCAGGGTGGTGGTTATCGTCGACGACGTCGATTCCTGCCACGACGAGCTGCGCGCCCGCGGCGCCGACATCGTCGAGCCACTGGGTGACCGGCCCTACGGGATGCGCGACTTCAACGTACGGACACCCGATGGGCACTTTTTGATCTTTAGCCAGCCGCTTACCGAGTACGGGTGA
- a CDS encoding DUF1365 family protein has translation MHSTYGQRHRYLVRPDVDGAAHIAKEFYVSPFNPVRGEYRMRLPEPDEHLRVSITRTDDRPIFAASMTGRCHPATVRTILRATVAIPLAPLLISMRIRRHGVRLWARGLPLVPRPAEHLEEYSR, from the coding sequence GTGCACAGCACTTACGGCCAACGGCATCGCTATCTGGTCCGTCCCGACGTGGACGGGGCGGCGCACATCGCGAAAGAGTTCTATGTGTCGCCGTTCAATCCGGTGCGCGGCGAGTATCGGATGCGCCTGCCCGAACCGGACGAACACCTGCGGGTGTCCATCACCCGCACCGACGACCGGCCGATCTTCGCCGCCTCGATGACCGGCCGTTGCCATCCGGCCACCGTCCGTACCATCCTGCGCGCCACAGTGGCAATACCCCTTGCCCCACTGCTGATCTCGATGCGTATTCGCAGGCACGGCGTGCGGCTATGGGCACGCGGCTTGCCGCTCGTCCCCCGGCCCGCCGAACACCTCGAGGAGTATTCGCGGTGA
- a CDS encoding class I SAM-dependent methyltransferase — MGTRLAARPPARRTPRGVFAVSTPSNVAALPVAAWPDIERVPTGTRAAFAATVADKLFRRAVRTLPLLVEYPDGHTLGRGSADGPRLVLHRPGDFAARLGVGGLIGFGEAYMAGDWSAPDPAATLAVFAAHIDTLVPAPLRALRGFYVARQPAAERNSEANTHANIARHYDLSNNLFELFLDETLTYSSALFPATAPPPRWADLAAAQRAKIDRILDRAGVGPGTRLLEIGTGWGELALRAAARGATVRSVTLSTEQRALALNRVAAAGLAERVAVDLLDYRQVRGEYDAVVSVEMIEAVGYEYLETFFETIDRVLAPDGRAVIQAITMPHQRMRATRHTYTWVQKYIFPGGFLPSTRLLADVAGRRTTLVVREQLSMGEHYAHTLRLWQQRFNARADRVAELGFDPIFRRMWRLYLAHAEAGFRCGYLDVHQILLTRAASA, encoded by the coding sequence ATGGGCACGCGGCTTGCCGCTCGTCCCCCGGCCCGCCGAACACCTCGAGGAGTATTCGCGGTGAGCACACCATCAAACGTCGCGGCACTCCCGGTGGCCGCTTGGCCCGATATCGAACGGGTGCCCACCGGCACCCGCGCCGCGTTCGCCGCGACGGTGGCGGACAAACTGTTCCGCCGCGCCGTGCGCACACTGCCCCTGCTGGTCGAATACCCGGACGGGCACACCCTCGGCCGGGGCAGCGCGGACGGGCCGCGGCTGGTCCTGCACCGGCCCGGCGACTTCGCCGCGCGACTCGGGGTCGGCGGGTTGATCGGTTTCGGCGAGGCCTACATGGCCGGTGACTGGTCGGCGCCCGATCCGGCCGCGACCCTCGCGGTGTTCGCCGCGCACATCGACACCCTGGTCCCGGCGCCGCTGCGCGCCCTGCGCGGCTTCTATGTGGCGCGCCAGCCGGCCGCCGAGCGCAACAGCGAGGCCAACACCCACGCCAACATCGCCAGGCACTACGACCTGTCGAACAATCTGTTCGAGCTGTTCCTGGACGAGACCCTGACCTACTCCAGCGCGCTGTTCCCGGCCACCGCCCCGCCGCCGCGCTGGGCCGACCTCGCCGCCGCCCAGCGTGCCAAGATCGATCGCATACTCGATCGCGCCGGGGTCGGCCCCGGCACCCGGCTGCTCGAAATCGGTACCGGCTGGGGCGAATTGGCGCTGCGTGCGGCCGCTCGTGGCGCGACAGTGCGCTCGGTGACCCTCTCGACCGAGCAACGCGCGCTCGCGCTGAACCGGGTCGCGGCGGCGGGTCTGGCCGAGCGCGTCGCCGTAGATCTGCTCGATTATCGCCAGGTCCGCGGCGAATACGACGCGGTGGTGTCGGTCGAGATGATCGAGGCCGTCGGCTACGAATACCTGGAGACCTTCTTCGAGACCATCGATCGGGTGCTCGCACCGGACGGACGCGCGGTGATCCAGGCGATCACCATGCCGCACCAGCGCATGCGCGCCACCCGGCACACCTACACCTGGGTGCAGAAATACATCTTCCCCGGCGGCTTCCTGCCCTCCACCCGGCTGCTCGCCGACGTCGCCGGTCGCCGCACCACACTGGTTGTGCGCGAACAGCTCTCGATGGGCGAGCACTACGCGCACACCCTGCGGCTGTGGCAGCAGCGGTTCAACGCCCGCGCCGATCGGGTCGCCGAGCTGGGCTTCGATCCGATCTTCCGGCGGATGTGGCGGCTGTACCTGGCGCACGCGGAAGCCGGATTCCGTTGCGGCTACCTCGATGTGCACCAGATCCTGCTGACCCGCGCCGCGTCCGCGTGA
- a CDS encoding TIGR01777 family oxidoreductase, translating into MGIECSTVVAVPRSEVFAWHARPGAFARLAPPWQPASVLTEAASLADGRAVLALPGGLRWVAAHDPACYDPPRRFVDRIAVDGIGSWPTGLLLRWRHTHDFEVVDDTHTRVVDRVASPVPAFALRPMFDYRYRQLAGDLAAHADAARAGFTAKTVAVTGASGLVGAALTAFLSTGGHTVVPLVRHAPRSGERRWSPDDPAPDLLDGVDAVIHLAGASIAGRFTDEHKKAIVDSRVGPTERLAALAARAGVPVFVSASAIGYYGYDRGNERLTESASRGGGFLADVVERWEAATRGAADGGVRVVTVRTGIVQSPRGGTLRLLRPLFATGLGGRVGDGEQWLSWIGIDDLVDIYHRALWDDTLSGPVNAVAPQPVRNSEYTHVLAAVLHRPALLPVPEFGPALLLGEQGARELAAASQRVLPEVLIQAGHRFRTPDLGTTLRHLLGRT; encoded by the coding sequence ATGGGCATCGAGTGTTCGACCGTTGTCGCGGTACCCCGCTCCGAGGTCTTCGCATGGCATGCCCGACCAGGCGCGTTCGCCCGGTTGGCGCCGCCGTGGCAGCCGGCCTCGGTGCTGACCGAGGCCGCCTCGCTGGCCGACGGCCGGGCCGTGCTCGCGCTGCCGGGCGGGTTGCGCTGGGTGGCCGCGCACGACCCGGCCTGCTACGACCCGCCGCGGCGCTTCGTCGACCGCATCGCCGTCGACGGGATCGGTTCCTGGCCGACCGGTCTGCTGCTGCGTTGGCGGCACACCCACGATTTCGAGGTCGTCGACGACACGCACACCCGGGTGGTGGACCGCGTGGCGTCGCCGGTCCCGGCCTTCGCGCTGCGCCCGATGTTCGACTATCGCTACCGCCAGCTGGCCGGCGACCTGGCCGCGCACGCCGACGCGGCCCGCGCGGGATTCACCGCCAAGACCGTCGCCGTGACCGGCGCCTCCGGCCTGGTCGGCGCCGCGCTCACCGCCTTCCTGTCCACCGGCGGCCACACCGTGGTGCCGCTGGTTCGGCATGCGCCCCGATCAGGTGAAAGGCGCTGGAGCCCCGACGATCCCGCGCCGGACCTACTCGACGGCGTCGACGCGGTGATCCACCTGGCGGGCGCGTCGATCGCGGGCCGGTTCACCGACGAGCACAAGAAGGCGATCGTCGACAGTCGCGTCGGGCCGACCGAGCGACTGGCTGCGCTGGCGGCGCGCGCTGGTGTTCCCGTGTTCGTCAGCGCGTCCGCGATCGGCTACTACGGCTACGACCGCGGTAACGAGCGCCTGACCGAATCCGCCTCGCGCGGTGGCGGTTTCCTCGCCGACGTGGTCGAGCGCTGGGAGGCGGCAACGCGCGGCGCGGCCGACGGCGGGGTGCGCGTCGTCACCGTGCGCACCGGGATCGTGCAGTCCCCGCGCGGCGGTACGCTGCGCCTGTTGCGGCCGTTGTTCGCGACCGGTCTCGGCGGCCGGGTCGGCGACGGCGAGCAGTGGCTGTCCTGGATCGGCATCGACGACCTGGTGGACATCTATCACCGTGCCCTGTGGGACGACACCCTGTCCGGTCCGGTGAATGCCGTTGCGCCGCAGCCGGTGCGGAACAGCGAGTACACCCACGTGCTCGCGGCGGTGCTGCATCGGCCCGCGCTGCTCCCGGTGCCCGAGTTCGGCCCGGCGCTGCTGCTCGGTGAACAGGGCGCACGCGAACTGGCCGCCGCGAGTCAGCGCGTGCTGCCCGAGGTGCTGATACAGGCCGGACATCGGTTCCGCACACCGGATCTCGGGACCACGCTGCGGCATCTGCTCGGCCGCACCTGA
- a CDS encoding nuclear transport factor 2 family protein — protein MPLEPAAADLLTAVRASPRAVAAHDKAGWVALFTDDAVVNDPVGSSPHLGRPAIEQFYDTFIGPNRIAFLVDRDIVQPPTVVRDLTIQTTMSTGARVSVPMHLRYQLTERDGDWKIAHLAAHWELGPMIAALVRTGPRGVGAGLRLGPQLVTNQGIGGALGMMRALGGVGHAGKRTAARLFAAAGNTDLARVRGLLGHYAVVELPAGTPVSLEEFTNRARNMRWSKLIAAGRTVSASVRFGDARGVAFVDFTADAPHIASVRCYLDQR, from the coding sequence ATGCCGTTGGAACCCGCCGCTGCGGACCTGTTGACGGCCGTGCGTGCGTCACCGCGCGCGGTGGCCGCGCACGACAAGGCCGGATGGGTCGCGCTGTTCACCGACGACGCCGTGGTCAACGATCCGGTCGGGTCGAGCCCACACCTCGGCAGACCCGCCATCGAACAGTTCTATGACACCTTCATCGGCCCCAATCGCATTGCCTTCCTTGTCGATCGCGATATCGTGCAGCCGCCTACCGTGGTCCGCGACCTGACCATCCAGACCACGATGTCGACCGGCGCGCGAGTGTCGGTACCGATGCACCTGCGCTACCAGCTGACCGAACGGGACGGCGACTGGAAGATCGCACACCTGGCCGCGCACTGGGAGCTCGGTCCGATGATCGCGGCGCTCGTGCGCACCGGACCGCGCGGTGTCGGCGCAGGGTTGCGGCTCGGTCCGCAGCTGGTCACCAACCAGGGGATCGGCGGCGCGCTCGGCATGATGCGGGCGCTCGGCGGTGTCGGCCACGCGGGAAAGCGGACGGCAGCAAGGCTTTTCGCCGCCGCGGGCAACACCGATCTGGCCCGCGTGCGTGGCCTGCTCGGCCACTATGCCGTCGTCGAATTGCCCGCAGGGACACCGGTTTCCCTGGAGGAGTTCACCAACCGGGCACGAAACATGCGGTGGAGCAAACTGATCGCGGCCGGCCGCACCGTGAGCGCTAGCGTCCGGTTCGGCGACGCCCGCGGTGTCGCCTTCGTCGACTTCACCGCGGACGCACCGCATATCGCTTCCGTTCGCTGCTACCTCGACCAGCGGTGA